From one bacterium Scap17 genomic stretch:
- the rpmF gene encoding 50S ribosomal protein L32, giving the protein MAVQQNRKTRSKRGMRRSHDALTAPTLSQDKETGTVHLRHHVSADGFYRGRKVVDA; this is encoded by the coding sequence ATGGCAGTTCAGCAGAACCGCAAAACTCGTTCCAAGCGTGGCATGCGTCGTAGCCACGATGCCCTGACTGCACCGACCCTGTCCCAGGACAAGGAAACCGGTACAGTTCACCTGCGTCACCACGTCTCTGCCGACGGTTTCTACCGTGGCCGCAAAGTCGTTGATGCATAA